A portion of the Staphylococcus felis genome contains these proteins:
- the trpS gene encoding tryptophan--tRNA ligase, translated as MKTLFSGIQPSGIPTIGNYIGALKQFVDIQNDYDCYFCIVDQHAITVPQDRLKLRKQTRQLAAIYLASGLDPEKITLFIQSEVPAHVQAGWMLTTISSIGELERMTQFKDKSQKQNDGIPAGLLTYPPLMAADIILYNTDIVPVGDDQKQHIELTRNLVDRFNSRYNDILVKPEIQMPKVGGRVMSLQDPTKKMSKSDDNQKNFISLLDEPRLAAKKIKSAVTDSDGIIKYDKVNKPGISNLLTIYSSLTDESIESLEARYQDQGYGTFKGDLAEVVEQFLIDFQDKYRIFYESDELDTILDAGRDKAHQTSFKTLKKMEKAMGLGRKRK; from the coding sequence ATGAAGACTTTATTTTCAGGGATACAACCTAGTGGTATCCCTACAATAGGAAACTATATAGGTGCTTTGAAACAATTTGTTGATATTCAAAATGATTATGATTGTTATTTTTGTATTGTAGATCAACATGCCATAACAGTGCCTCAAGATAGACTTAAATTAAGAAAGCAAACGCGTCAACTTGCAGCAATCTATCTTGCATCAGGCCTTGACCCAGAGAAAATAACATTATTTATACAATCAGAAGTGCCTGCTCATGTACAAGCAGGTTGGATGCTTACAACGATTTCATCAATTGGTGAATTAGAACGCATGACTCAATTTAAAGATAAATCACAAAAGCAAAACGATGGTATTCCAGCAGGACTATTGACATATCCACCACTTATGGCAGCTGATATCATTCTTTATAACACAGATATTGTTCCCGTAGGTGATGATCAAAAACAACACATTGAACTCACACGTAATTTAGTTGATCGTTTTAATAGTCGTTACAATGACATTTTAGTTAAGCCTGAAATCCAAATGCCTAAAGTTGGTGGTCGTGTGATGAGCTTACAAGACCCAACCAAAAAAATGAGTAAAAGTGACGATAATCAAAAGAACTTCATCTCACTTTTAGATGAACCTCGCCTAGCAGCAAAAAAAATCAAAAGTGCTGTGACTGATTCAGATGGCATTATTAAATATGACAAGGTAAACAAGCCAGGTATTTCAAACTTATTAACAATTTACTCTAGCCTTACAGATGAATCTATTGAATCGTTAGAAGCGCGTTATCAAGATCAAGGGTATGGTACATTTAAAGGTGATTTAGCTGAAGTGGTAGAACAATTTTTGATTGACTTCCAAGATAAATACCGTATTTTTTATGAATCAGACGAATTAGACACTATATTAGATGCCGGCAGAGATAAAGCACATCAAACTTCATTCAAAACGCTCAAAAAAATGGAAAAAGCAATGGGACTTGGTCGTAAGCGTAAATAA
- the spxA gene encoding transcriptional regulator SpxA has product MVTLFTSPSCTSCRKAKAWLQEHDIPYTERNIFSEHLTLDEIKQILKMTEDGTDEIISTRSKTYQKLNVDIDALPLQDLYSIIQQNPGILRRPIILDDKRLQVGYNEDEIRRFLPRTVRTFQLQEAQRMVD; this is encoded by the coding sequence ATGGTAACACTATTTACTTCACCAAGTTGCACATCTTGCCGTAAAGCGAAAGCATGGTTACAAGAACATGACATTCCGTATACGGAGCGAAATATTTTTTCAGAACATTTAACATTAGATGAAATTAAACAAATATTAAAAATGACTGAAGATGGTACAGATGAAATCATTTCTACACGTTCAAAAACATATCAAAAATTGAATGTAGACATTGATGCTTTACCGCTTCAAGATTTATATTCAATTATTCAACAAAATCCGGGTATTTTACGTAGACCTATTATTTTAGATGATAAGCGTCTTCAAGTGGGATACAACGAAGACGAAATTCGTCGTTTCTTACCTCGTACTGTACGTACGTTCCAACTTCAAGAAGCACAACGTATGGTCGACTAA
- a CDS encoding adaptor protein MecA — MRIERIDDMTVKLFITYTDIEARGFKREDLWTNRKRGEEFFWSVMEEVNEEEDFVVEGPLWIQVHAFEKGVEVTISKSKNEDIVNMSEEDSAFDELDNQLNELLSQSLKEENEESDSKEVSSQSQYSKATSKGRNNRVMPRTVIFKFDSLEAIIEYAYRNNQSLTQFEDLLYMLDHQYYYVVHFDDTVSETEIHDYYGQILEFAAPSDTTQLYLDDYGKIVMSHNVIDQVKRYFPLDD, encoded by the coding sequence ATGAGAATAGAACGTATAGATGATATGACTGTTAAACTATTTATCACATATACAGATATTGAGGCACGCGGATTTAAACGTGAAGATTTATGGACAAATCGTAAACGAGGCGAAGAGTTCTTCTGGTCAGTAATGGAAGAGGTCAATGAAGAGGAAGATTTCGTAGTTGAAGGGCCTTTATGGATTCAAGTGCATGCTTTTGAAAAAGGTGTCGAGGTTACGATATCTAAATCTAAAAATGAAGATATTGTGAATATGTCTGAAGAGGACAGTGCTTTCGATGAATTGGATAACCAACTTAATGAACTGTTATCGCAATCACTCAAAGAAGAAAATGAAGAGAGTGATTCAAAAGAAGTGTCTTCGCAATCTCAATATTCAAAAGCAACAAGTAAAGGGCGAAATAATCGAGTGATGCCACGTACTGTCATTTTCAAATTTGACAGTTTAGAAGCCATTATTGAATATGCATATCGAAATAATCAAAGCTTAACGCAATTTGAAGATTTGTTGTACATGCTAGATCACCAATATTACTATGTTGTACATTTTGATGATACAGTATCTGAAACAGAGATTCATGATTATTACGGTCAAATTTTAGAATTTGCAGCTCCTAGTGACACGACACAGCTGTATTTAGATGATTACGGTAAAATTGTCATGAGCCATAACGTTATAGATCAAGTTAAGCGCTATTTTCCACTCGATGATTAA
- a CDS encoding competence protein CoiA: MLTALNQKHQKVLAQHALKAECYYCPICKEKVILRQGQHKIAHFAHQKDCTSHFKYQSESFEHLQYKMHLYQQFLNQGYSVRVEEWIPYIQQVPDIIVGQTAIEVQLSSISPNQLQNRTNGLIKAGYDVIWLTRLPVTNKGLFQLSQLHQTCINISKRELLCIEPSTLDLIRLTHLIPITSKQFYAQKEVMTVVQCVNMTSPSYENHCPVRKLSTSRILSYLAQCRRKNSVLEPTLSLAYRLQLSDTQICKLTGYLFPEQLYFHTHPVLWQLTILYCLQCKVPANESLKELMKIRSFYHFNIQIEEIIQVIIRKYCKFLKI, encoded by the coding sequence ATGTTAACCGCATTAAATCAAAAGCATCAAAAAGTGTTAGCACAACATGCATTAAAGGCGGAGTGTTATTATTGCCCTATTTGTAAAGAAAAGGTTATACTGCGGCAAGGACAACATAAAATAGCGCATTTTGCACATCAAAAAGATTGTACATCTCACTTTAAATATCAATCCGAATCTTTTGAACATCTTCAGTATAAGATGCACTTATATCAACAATTTTTAAATCAAGGATATTCTGTGCGTGTGGAAGAATGGATTCCGTATATACAACAAGTACCGGATATTATAGTAGGTCAAACAGCAATTGAAGTACAGTTAAGCTCTATTTCTCCTAATCAATTGCAAAATCGAACGAACGGACTAATAAAAGCTGGATATGACGTTATTTGGTTAACTCGTTTACCTGTAACAAATAAAGGGCTTTTTCAATTGAGCCAATTGCATCAAACATGTATCAATATATCCAAACGGGAATTATTGTGTATTGAGCCAAGCACTCTCGATTTGATTCGATTAACCCATCTTATCCCCATTACTTCTAAACAATTTTATGCTCAAAAGGAAGTGATGACAGTCGTCCAATGTGTGAACATGACATCGCCCTCATATGAAAACCATTGTCCAGTGCGAAAATTATCAACTTCACGAATTCTTTCTTATTTAGCCCAATGTAGACGAAAAAATAGTGTGTTAGAACCCACTTTATCTTTAGCTTATCGACTACAACTATCGGATACGCAAATATGCAAGCTAACAGGCTATTTGTTTCCCGAACAATTATACTTTCACACGCATCCAGTACTTTGGCAATTAACCATTCTCTATTGTCTCCAGTGTAAGGTGCCTGCAAATGAATCACTCAAAGAATTGATGAAAATCAGATCATTTTATCATTTTAATATTCAAATAGAAGAGATCATTCAAGTGATTATCCGAAAATATTGTAAATTTTTAAAAATATGA
- the pepF gene encoding oligoendopeptidase F produces the protein MSQQLTREEQEKKYPKYTWDLTTIFESDEAWEEAFKTVEKYIGQEEKFKGHLGDDAETLYQALLLEDEVETELEAVYVYAHLKQDQDTANDKYTGFEARAHQLAIKLSSAWSFLVPELLQIDEETLQSFVKSHEGLKRFEFDLELLNKQRPHVLDADKEKLLTEAQDALSTPGNVFSMFDNADLQFEDVTDKDGQKHPLTQGTFIKYLESDDRVLRESAYRNVYKAYGAYNNTLSATLAGEVKKHVFNARSHNYKTAREKALSNNHIPEAVYDNLVKTVHQYLPLLHRYTKLRQELLGIDDLKMYDMYTPMVKDIKFEMPYDEAVEWMIKGLEPMGETYLNVVKEGLENRWVDVYENKGKRSGGYSSGAHKTNPFILLNWSETVSDLYTLVHEFGHSAHSYFSRKYQPSNYSDYSIFVAEVASTCNEALLSHYMDQHLDDKRRLLLLNQELERFRATLFRQTMFAEFEHKIHQIEEAGEPLTANRMNEEYAKLNRLYFGDTVETDENISKEWSRIPHFYMNYYVYQYATGYSAAQSLSHQILTEGKPAVERYINEFLKKGSSNYPIEILKNAGVDMTTPQPIVDACKVFEQKLDAFEKLMKA, from the coding sequence ATGAGCCAACAATTAACGAGAGAAGAACAGGAAAAAAAATATCCTAAATATACTTGGGATTTAACGACTATTTTTGAAAGTGACGAAGCTTGGGAAGAAGCGTTTAAGACTGTTGAGAAATATATAGGTCAAGAAGAGAAGTTTAAAGGTCATCTTGGTGATGATGCAGAAACGTTATATCAAGCGCTTTTGTTAGAAGATGAAGTGGAGACAGAACTTGAAGCAGTCTATGTTTATGCGCATTTAAAACAAGACCAAGATACTGCAAATGACAAATATACAGGTTTTGAAGCGCGAGCACATCAGCTGGCGATTAAATTGAGTTCAGCTTGGAGTTTCTTAGTCCCAGAATTACTACAAATTGATGAGGAGACGCTCCAATCATTTGTTAAATCACATGAAGGGTTGAAGCGATTTGAGTTTGATTTAGAATTGCTTAATAAACAGCGACCACATGTGCTTGATGCTGATAAAGAGAAGTTGTTAACAGAAGCACAAGACGCGCTTTCAACACCGGGAAATGTATTTAGTATGTTTGATAATGCGGATTTACAGTTTGAAGATGTGACAGACAAAGATGGGCAAAAGCATCCATTGACACAAGGAACTTTTATTAAATATTTAGAGTCTGATGATAGAGTTTTAAGAGAGTCTGCATATCGTAATGTGTATAAAGCATATGGTGCATACAATAATACATTAAGTGCAACACTCGCAGGTGAAGTCAAAAAGCATGTTTTTAATGCACGTTCACACAACTATAAAACAGCACGAGAAAAAGCATTGAGTAATAATCATATTCCGGAAGCAGTTTATGATAATTTAGTCAAAACTGTTCATCAGTATTTACCATTGTTACATCGTTACACTAAGTTACGTCAAGAATTACTAGGTATTGATGATTTGAAAATGTATGATATGTATACACCAATGGTTAAAGATATTAAATTTGAAATGCCATATGATGAGGCAGTAGAGTGGATGATTAAAGGTTTAGAACCAATGGGTGAAACATACTTAAACGTAGTAAAAGAAGGTCTTGAAAACCGCTGGGTAGATGTATATGAAAATAAAGGTAAACGATCAGGAGGTTATTCATCAGGTGCGCACAAGACGAATCCGTTTATTTTACTAAACTGGTCAGAAACTGTGTCAGATCTTTATACACTTGTACATGAATTTGGGCATTCAGCGCATAGTTACTTTAGTCGTAAATATCAGCCTTCTAATTATAGTGATTATTCTATCTTTGTGGCTGAAGTGGCATCTACATGTAATGAAGCGTTATTAAGTCATTATATGGATCAACACTTAGATGATAAACGTCGTCTTTTATTGCTTAACCAAGAATTAGAGCGTTTTCGTGCAACATTATTCCGTCAAACCATGTTTGCAGAATTTGAACATAAAATTCATCAAATTGAAGAAGCAGGAGAGCCATTGACTGCAAATCGCATGAATGAAGAATATGCAAAACTTAACCGTTTATACTTTGGAGACACTGTTGAAACTGACGAAAATATCAGTAAAGAGTGGTCACGTATTCCACACTTTTATATGAATTATTACGTTTACCAATATGCAACAGGTTATAGTGCAGCGCAAAGTTTAAGTCATCAAATTTTAACTGAAGGTAAACCTGCAGTGGAAAGATATATTAACGAATTTTTGAAAAAAGGAAGTTCAAATTATCCGATTGAAATTTTAAAAAATGCTGGCGTAGACATGACAACGCCTCAGCCGATAGTAGATGCATGCAAAGTATTTGAACAAAAATTAGATGCTTTTGAAAAATTAATGAAAGCTTGA